One Sodalinema gerasimenkoae IPPAS B-353 DNA segment encodes these proteins:
- a CDS encoding amylo-alpha-1,6-glucosidase gives MADQMIDFFGRCYEITGNRSRIPSTLRQRPQATLVLKFDDVFLTTDHLGNTLGASQATHTGLFCRDTRFLSQSQLIFNGQSPQLQHYDASRGDEAIITYTYPPADDPQAGTVDIQRRLILCGGLFEQITLVNHQSTPVSLSIQLEFDADFLDLFEVRRYGDRPQRGTTLRLVEPSTGIRFAYCGLDGALVESVIEFEGQSPDEISDQIATWTLNLPPEIPQHLGYRLTLLTDDQLATQTEPPDSFDIAEKRVEETWTAWKKQTTQISSDNPQINGVVERAQRDIYLLRQSFGKETILSAGIPWFSTLFGRDSSIASSQTLLIAPHLGRDTAISLGRHQGTINSDWHDEDPGKILHEVRVGEMARCGEIPHTPYYGSIDATPLWLLLLADYHAWTDDEATLHQLWPNVLAAMDWIDRQLQPTGYLTYLRRSPGGIRNQGWKDSGDCIVDGNGEQVEGAIALCEVQAYVYAAKIRWSQLAETLKRPDLQQQWKEDAKELKQRFNRDFWLSDRNYCALALAGDGTPVDSITSNPGLCLFADIFDPEKAQAVARRLRQPDLYSGWGIRTLSCDSPAYEADGYHLGSVWPHDTAAIAVGLRHIGESEFALTLAGNLFEMSQQQPELRPSELFCGNSRQNNRPVVPYPVACSPQAWASGCLFQLIQMALNLHPDAPNRQLHLHDPRLLPHCERLELGGVQVGDASVDLVLEQVQGQPKLEVLNCHGDLTVATIP, from the coding sequence ATGGCTGACCAAATGATAGATTTTTTTGGTCGTTGCTATGAAATAACGGGGAACCGTTCTCGGATTCCCTCAACCCTAAGGCAACGGCCCCAAGCGACTCTGGTTCTTAAATTTGATGATGTTTTTCTAACGACAGACCACTTGGGAAATACCCTCGGGGCCAGTCAAGCCACCCACACGGGCCTATTCTGTCGAGATACCCGTTTTCTGAGTCAGTCCCAACTGATCTTCAATGGCCAATCGCCCCAGTTGCAACACTATGATGCCAGTCGGGGTGATGAAGCTATCATCACATATACCTATCCCCCAGCCGACGACCCTCAGGCGGGAACCGTTGATATTCAACGTCGGCTCATTCTCTGTGGGGGTTTATTTGAACAGATTACTCTGGTGAACCATCAGTCGACCCCCGTCTCCTTGTCGATTCAGTTGGAATTTGATGCGGATTTTCTGGATTTGTTTGAAGTTCGTCGTTATGGCGATCGCCCCCAACGGGGTACAACTCTGCGTTTAGTGGAACCGTCAACGGGGATACGCTTTGCCTATTGTGGCCTGGATGGGGCTTTAGTGGAGTCTGTCATTGAGTTTGAGGGGCAATCTCCCGATGAGATCTCAGACCAAATTGCCACTTGGACGCTCAATCTTCCACCCGAGATTCCCCAACATCTGGGGTATCGCCTCACCCTCCTGACCGATGATCAACTCGCGACCCAAACCGAACCACCAGACTCCTTTGACATTGCCGAGAAACGAGTAGAAGAGACCTGGACGGCTTGGAAAAAGCAAACCACCCAAATCAGCAGCGATAACCCCCAAATCAACGGGGTGGTGGAACGAGCGCAACGGGATATCTATCTATTGCGGCAGTCCTTTGGAAAGGAAACGATTTTATCAGCGGGGATTCCCTGGTTTTCGACCCTATTCGGGCGAGATTCCAGCATTGCTTCGTCGCAAACCTTACTAATTGCCCCTCATCTAGGCCGAGATACAGCCATTTCTCTGGGCCGTCATCAGGGAACCATCAATAGTGACTGGCATGACGAAGATCCCGGCAAAATTCTCCATGAAGTGCGAGTGGGGGAAATGGCCCGTTGTGGCGAAATTCCTCATACCCCCTATTACGGAAGCATTGATGCTACCCCATTATGGTTGTTGCTTCTGGCGGATTATCATGCCTGGACTGATGATGAGGCCACCCTGCATCAACTTTGGCCCAATGTCTTGGCCGCCATGGATTGGATTGATCGTCAATTGCAGCCAACGGGGTATTTAACCTATCTGCGGAGATCGCCGGGGGGGATTCGCAATCAAGGCTGGAAAGACTCCGGCGACTGTATTGTCGATGGTAACGGGGAACAGGTTGAGGGGGCGATCGCCCTCTGCGAAGTCCAAGCCTATGTCTATGCGGCCAAAATTCGTTGGAGTCAGTTAGCCGAGACGTTGAAACGGCCCGACCTACAACAGCAATGGAAAGAGGACGCAAAAGAGCTTAAACAACGCTTTAATCGCGATTTTTGGCTATCTGACCGCAACTATTGCGCCCTGGCCCTGGCTGGAGACGGAACCCCTGTTGATAGTATTACCTCCAATCCGGGACTCTGTTTATTTGCCGATATCTTCGATCCTGAGAAGGCCCAAGCTGTAGCCCGGCGGTTAAGGCAGCCGGATCTCTATAGTGGTTGGGGGATTCGTACCCTTAGCTGTGACTCCCCCGCCTATGAAGCGGACGGCTATCATCTCGGGTCAGTGTGGCCCCATGACACGGCGGCTATTGCGGTCGGGTTGCGGCATATTGGCGAGTCAGAATTTGCCCTAACCCTAGCGGGAAATTTATTTGAGATGTCACAACAGCAACCCGAGTTGCGGCCCTCAGAACTATTTTGTGGCAATTCTCGCCAGAACAATCGTCCGGTGGTTCCCTATCCCGTGGCCTGTTCCCCCCAAGCTTGGGCCAGTGGCTGTCTGTTTCAACTGATTCAGATGGCCCTAAATCTCCATCCCGATGCCCCAAATCGGCAGTTACACCTACATGATCCACGGTTGCTGCCTCACTGTGAGCGTCTGGAACTCGGAGGGGTACAGGTTGGGGATGCTAGCGTTGATTTAGTCCTAGAACAGGTGCAGGGACAACCCAAGCTTGAGGTCTTGAATTGTCATGGGGATCTCACGGTGGCAACCATCCCCTAA
- a CDS encoding glycosyltransferase family 4 protein encodes MRIAQVSPLWEKVPPPGYGGIELVVGHLTDELCRRGHHVTLFASGDSQTLADLDAVCPQALRLDPNVIEPHAYHILQYKRVLEQANEFDIIHFHMGYPALPYAEMMTTAVVHTLHNGFNPESHEVFRQYRNQNYISISDAQQQRVPELNFVETIHNGIAIEDYPFVETPATDPPYLAFLGRFSPEKGPHHAIEIAKRTGWTLKMAGKIDRVDRCYFDEQIFPHIDGTQIQYHGELSHGDKAKLLGYATASLFPITWDEPFGLVSIESMCTGTPVIAFGRGAVPEIIVQGTTGFICNTLEEMVAAVSQVTTLNRQASRDLVSRGFSVSSMVEKYEAAYQQVLDERWSQNGHRVTTASPLVVVS; translated from the coding sequence ATGAGAATTGCCCAAGTTTCACCCCTATGGGAAAAAGTTCCACCCCCTGGCTATGGTGGCATTGAACTCGTTGTTGGCCACCTCACCGATGAACTCTGTCGGCGAGGTCATCACGTGACCCTCTTTGCCTCCGGGGATTCGCAAACCTTGGCAGACTTAGATGCCGTTTGTCCCCAGGCCCTACGACTCGATCCCAACGTGATCGAACCCCATGCGTACCACATCCTGCAATACAAACGGGTTCTCGAACAAGCCAACGAATTTGACATTATCCACTTCCACATGGGGTATCCAGCCTTACCCTACGCCGAAATGATGACCACTGCGGTGGTTCATACCCTGCATAACGGCTTTAATCCTGAAAGCCACGAAGTCTTTCGGCAATATCGCAACCAAAACTATATCAGTATTAGCGATGCCCAACAGCAGCGCGTTCCCGAACTAAACTTTGTGGAAACCATCCATAATGGCATCGCCATCGAGGACTATCCCTTCGTCGAAACCCCTGCCACCGATCCCCCTTACCTTGCATTTCTTGGCCGTTTCTCCCCGGAAAAAGGGCCTCACCATGCCATTGAAATCGCCAAACGGACCGGATGGACCTTAAAAATGGCTGGCAAGATTGATCGGGTTGACCGCTGTTACTTTGACGAACAGATTTTCCCTCACATCGATGGAACACAAATTCAATACCACGGGGAACTCTCACATGGCGACAAAGCAAAATTGCTCGGATATGCTACAGCCAGCCTATTCCCCATTACCTGGGATGAACCCTTTGGCTTAGTTAGCATCGAGTCCATGTGTACGGGAACCCCAGTGATTGCCTTTGGCCGGGGGGCAGTTCCTGAAATTATTGTCCAGGGAACGACGGGGTTTATCTGCAATACCCTAGAGGAGATGGTCGCAGCCGTATCTCAGGTCACGACATTGAATCGTCAAGCGAGTCGTGATTTAGTCTCTCGCGGTTTTAGTGTGAGCAGCATGGTGGAGAAATACGAGGCGGCCTATCAACAGGTGTTGGACGAACGGTGGTCACAAAATGGTCATCGAGTGACGACAGCCTCTCCCCTGGTTGTGGTGTCGTGA
- the rbfA gene encoding 30S ribosome-binding factor RbfA, with the protein MATNRRTSRVASLIKREVSDLLLHGIKDDRVGAGMVSITDVNVSGDLQHAKIFVSIYGTDEARAETMAGLTSATSYVRRELGSRVRLRRTPEVQFVEDRSLERGDRTLDLLNRIARPSEEDAETP; encoded by the coding sequence ATGGCTACTAACCGTCGCACCTCCCGCGTGGCTTCCCTGATTAAACGGGAAGTCAGTGATTTGTTGCTGCATGGCATTAAAGACGATCGCGTCGGGGCTGGCATGGTCAGCATTACGGATGTCAATGTCTCGGGAGATTTACAACACGCTAAAATCTTCGTCAGTATCTATGGCACCGATGAGGCCCGGGCCGAAACCATGGCTGGCTTAACCTCGGCCACCAGTTATGTCCGACGGGAACTCGGATCTCGGGTGCGGCTGCGGCGAACGCCTGAGGTGCAGTTTGTTGAGGATCGTTCCCTCGAACGGGGCGATCGCACCCTCGATCTCCTCAATCGTATTGCCCGTCCATCTGAAGAAGACGCCGAAACTCCCTAG
- a CDS encoding DUF751 family protein, which translates to MATGNENFWLNVSRYPRYLITFIFGTFYVIYDWIKPLAKERPLFLGLVVTFMIALFMFMYFTLEAMLGISTVQLA; encoded by the coding sequence ATGGCTACTGGCAACGAAAATTTCTGGTTAAATGTCTCCCGTTACCCTCGCTATCTGATTACGTTCATTTTTGGCACGTTTTATGTCATTTATGACTGGATTAAGCCCCTGGCGAAGGAACGACCTCTGTTTTTGGGCTTGGTGGTCACGTTTATGATTGCCCTATTTATGTTTATGTACTTCACTCTTGAGGCGATGTTGGGGATCTCAACGGTTCAACTGGCGTAA
- a CDS encoding CHAT domain-containing protein, which produces MKQLLQFLVIAASVFWLTLAFSSRPTPAMTGLASLNGSEPAVIGERTLGDDPHGLLRQGRQYYGQGQFQAAFRAWEAAEQGFARQGDAIARAMVLSNQALALQQLDRLDEALNAISRGRDLLESEDINGSDVDGRRLRFPHASRSRVLAQVLNTEAGLLLDLGQPEEALEIWEQAERRYQQLGEDSHVLQTRINQAQALLALGYYRRAQGMLEAVNARLAEYPDSRLKVVSLYQLGNTLRSLGQLDEAETALTESLAIAQTLDSQPDIIAAWLGLAHTARSRSTPVGRQAALDYYQQAAVGAESPSEWMQAQVDRLSLLVESQQIRGARELLAEIQAYLETHRDPLSSRRSGLFAQLKLARNAIALGEQTDGDILNRHSIANLLAEIHQRAISLGDRRVQSYALGDLGHLYELAQQWDEAETLTKQALDLARQLPNAPDVAYRWEWQLGRIVKARGNTDEAIALYEEAVKSLQAMRQDLAVVNTAVQFSFQDSVEPVYRQLMALLLSTDTAQDYAGLNRSLNDNHNTNTIQTQSRRQANLEKVRDLIESLQVAELDDFFKQACLEVNPVALDDIDSNTALVYTILLDAESPDQQRLDVIARLPNQGLKHYSTTVTKTELTTTVNQLQKVLVEDPIERRRFRTTTLLPLSQKLYGWLLEPLEKDLADSNVNTIAFVLDGPLRNLPMSILHDGDRYLVQQYSLALSPGLKLIDPKPLERGTMTALIAGLSEEVTQDFPPLPQVIIEVEAIRDRIPNSQVLLNQDYTQANIQAQLQRNHYSIVHLATHGQFSSSSEETFILAWPSEVDNNYRINVNELQNLLQTRDVSGEAIELLVLSACQTAAGDDRAALGLAGVAFRAGARSTIATLWPVSDEATSTMMTQFYQELSDPSLTRSEALRRAQNVLIDSERFAHPFFWAPYTLIGNWL; this is translated from the coding sequence ATGAAACAGCTTCTCCAATTCCTTGTCATCGCTGCCAGTGTCTTCTGGCTAACCCTCGCCTTCAGTAGTCGCCCCACACCGGCGATGACGGGGTTGGCAAGCCTAAATGGTTCTGAACCCGCCGTTATTGGGGAGCGCACTCTAGGGGACGACCCTCATGGGTTACTGCGCCAAGGTCGCCAATATTATGGCCAGGGACAGTTTCAAGCGGCGTTCAGGGCTTGGGAAGCGGCAGAACAAGGGTTTGCTCGTCAGGGAGATGCGATCGCCCGCGCGATGGTGTTGAGTAATCAAGCTCTGGCTCTACAACAGCTCGATCGCCTCGATGAAGCCCTTAACGCCATCTCCCGAGGTCGAGATCTACTGGAGAGCGAGGATATCAATGGCTCTGATGTCGATGGGCGGCGATTGCGGTTCCCGCACGCTTCGCGATCGCGCGTGTTGGCCCAAGTCCTCAATACTGAAGCGGGACTACTCCTCGATCTCGGACAGCCTGAGGAGGCCCTTGAAATCTGGGAACAAGCTGAGAGGCGCTATCAGCAACTCGGGGAAGATAGCCACGTGCTGCAAACTCGCATCAACCAAGCCCAGGCGCTACTGGCTCTGGGCTATTATCGTCGCGCTCAGGGAATGCTGGAGGCGGTGAATGCACGGTTAGCTGAATACCCAGATTCACGGCTGAAAGTGGTGAGTTTGTACCAGTTGGGCAATACCCTGCGATCGCTCGGCCAACTCGATGAGGCGGAAACGGCGTTGACGGAGAGTTTAGCGATCGCCCAAACCCTCGATTCTCAGCCCGATATCATTGCGGCCTGGTTGGGGTTGGCCCACACCGCGCGATCCCGGTCAACTCCCGTCGGACGACAAGCGGCTTTAGACTATTACCAGCAGGCAGCAGTGGGGGCTGAGTCTCCTTCAGAATGGATGCAAGCTCAGGTTGATCGCTTGAGTTTGTTGGTTGAAAGCCAACAGATACGGGGGGCGCGAGAGTTGTTAGCTGAGATTCAAGCTTATCTGGAAACTCACCGTGACCCCCTTTCAAGCCGTCGCAGTGGCTTGTTTGCTCAGTTGAAATTAGCCCGCAATGCGATCGCCCTGGGGGAGCAAACAGACGGCGATATCCTCAACCGCCACTCCATCGCCAACCTGCTGGCCGAGATTCACCAACGGGCGATCTCCTTGGGCGATCGACGGGTTCAGTCCTATGCGCTCGGGGATTTGGGGCATCTCTATGAACTCGCGCAACAGTGGGATGAGGCGGAAACCTTGACAAAACAGGCTTTAGACTTGGCCCGACAACTCCCCAATGCTCCTGATGTCGCCTATCGCTGGGAATGGCAGTTAGGACGGATTGTTAAGGCTCGTGGTAATACCGACGAGGCGATCGCCCTCTATGAGGAAGCGGTTAAGTCTCTGCAAGCCATGCGTCAAGATCTCGCCGTTGTGAATACGGCGGTTCAGTTCTCGTTTCAAGACAGCGTTGAGCCGGTTTATCGCCAACTGATGGCACTGCTTTTATCAACTGATACTGCCCAAGATTATGCGGGTTTAAATCGAAGTTTAAATGACAATCATAATACAAATACTATCCAAACACAAAGCCGTCGTCAAGCAAATTTAGAGAAAGTTCGAGACCTCATTGAATCCTTACAAGTTGCTGAATTGGATGATTTTTTTAAACAGGCTTGTTTGGAGGTCAATCCCGTTGCCTTGGATGACATTGACTCGAACACAGCTCTGGTCTATACAATCCTCTTAGATGCTGAATCCCCCGACCAACAACGCCTTGATGTCATTGCTCGGCTCCCAAATCAGGGCTTAAAACACTACAGCACCACGGTCACAAAAACGGAATTAACCACAACCGTTAACCAACTTCAAAAAGTATTAGTTGAAGACCCCATCGAGCGCAGACGATTTAGAACCACAACTCTACTACCTCTGTCTCAAAAACTCTATGGTTGGTTGCTCGAACCCCTGGAAAAGGATCTCGCCGATAGCAACGTGAATACTATCGCCTTTGTCTTAGACGGGCCGTTACGGAACCTTCCTATGTCGATTCTCCATGACGGCGATCGCTATCTCGTGCAACAGTACAGCCTCGCCCTCAGTCCCGGCTTAAAACTCATCGATCCCAAACCCTTGGAACGGGGCACGATGACGGCCCTAATCGCGGGATTATCTGAAGAAGTGACCCAGGATTTCCCCCCCTTGCCGCAGGTGATCATCGAAGTTGAGGCGATTCGCGATCGCATCCCCAACAGTCAGGTGTTGTTAAATCAGGACTATACCCAAGCCAACATTCAAGCACAATTGCAGCGCAATCACTATTCCATCGTCCATCTAGCTACCCACGGTCAATTTAGCTCCAGCAGCGAGGAGACCTTCATCCTAGCCTGGCCCTCTGAGGTGGACAACAACTACCGTATCAACGTCAACGAACTGCAAAACCTGTTGCAAACCCGAGATGTCAGTGGAGAGGCGATCGAGTTATTAGTTCTCAGCGCCTGTCAAACCGCAGCGGGGGACGATCGCGCGGCTTTGGGATTAGCCGGTGTCGCCTTCCGTGCTGGCGCTCGTAGTACCATCGCCACCCTTTGGCCCGTCAGTGACGAAGCCACCAGCACGATGATGACGCAATTCTATCAAGAACTCTCAGATCCCAGTCTTACTCGCAGTGAAGCCCTGCGTCGCGCTCAAAATGTCCTCATTGACTCGGAACGCTTCGCTCATCCCTTTTTCTGGGCCCCCTATACCCTGATCGGAAATTGGCTATGA
- a CDS encoding beta strand repeat-containing protein, with amino-acid sequence MSSPVYAASEGTIYPTAKGLSQTLDEPFLAQIIPDRTLGGDASIVTPDLDRGNTMIEGGAMRGSNLFHSFQEFNVNSAEAVYFHNPVNIENILTRVTGDNLSNIDGVLGVSGAANLFFLNPNGIVFGPNATLDVNGSFFASSANSLVFRDGSRFSATAPESPPLLTVGVPVGVQFGNSPGAIEATGAVLAVPEQATLALLGGAIALDGAQLEAPGGQVALGGVSETGTIALLSRQSGPIWHLSGWEFPDNLGRSSISLTNASISVVDRIGGEIAINGSDITISNSSVEAGIAEGLGVPDTDSGNIELNATGQLTLSDSEIVNKVRENSLGNAGNVSLTGETVIVNQEAFLASMTLSEGNAGNVSLIGETVNISEEAELSSSTVGRGNAGTVSLMGKIVEVRDGAFVLSSTVGEGNAGIVSLMGETVEVRDGAFLSSSTSGDGNAGNVSLTGKTVIVSQEAFLSSSSLSTLIEGNVGNIILTGGTGNAGNVSLTGETVEVRDGAFLSSGTFGEGNAGNVSLTGETVEVSEGAYLSSDTSGEGNAGNVSLTGETVEVRDGAFLSSGTFGVGNAGTVTVQATDWVVFSNSRVSSNIRSTGRGNAGSVQVLANRLEMRDGAELSSTNASLVTPNDFTAGDVLVQAEFVQLDEGVRIFANTRGQGGNVRLDGASLTILRRGSGIQTNAQGDFPGGNIILNTTLLVAGENSDITANATNSSGGRVQITTQGIFGTEFRDELTPRSDITATSELGRQFSGVVAIISPDVNPTSGLTELPQSPVDVSRLLGTGCSPQNISSFTVTGRGGLPPSPTDLLDRTRVLPDLGPELDVSTPEATPESGIDRPLTPLVEATGWVRQSDGAVVLVMAEATRSDVWQPLGDCGDN; translated from the coding sequence GTGAGTTCCCCAGTTTACGCCGCATCGGAAGGCACGATTTACCCGACGGCTAAGGGCCTCTCTCAGACGTTAGATGAGCCGTTCCTGGCGCAAATCATACCCGATCGCACCTTAGGCGGTGATGCCTCCATCGTGACTCCCGATCTCGACCGTGGCAACACCATGATTGAAGGTGGGGCCATGCGTGGCTCAAACCTCTTCCACAGTTTTCAAGAGTTCAACGTCAATAGCGCCGAAGCCGTCTATTTCCATAACCCAGTCAACATCGAGAACATTCTCACACGAGTGACCGGGGACAATTTATCCAACATCGATGGGGTACTCGGTGTCAGCGGTGCCGCGAACCTATTTTTCCTCAATCCCAATGGCATTGTTTTTGGGCCAAACGCGACGTTAGATGTCAACGGGTCATTTTTTGCCAGTAGCGCCAATAGCCTGGTGTTCCGAGATGGCAGTCGATTTAGTGCAACCGCCCCCGAATCGCCCCCTCTTTTGACCGTCGGCGTTCCCGTTGGCGTGCAATTTGGCAACAGTCCGGGGGCTATTGAGGCAACTGGGGCCGTTTTGGCAGTTCCAGAACAGGCAACCCTGGCCTTGCTCGGGGGTGCGATCGCCCTCGATGGTGCTCAACTAGAAGCCCCTGGAGGACAAGTCGCCCTCGGAGGAGTCAGCGAGACGGGAACCATTGCCTTGCTATCTCGCCAGTCAGGGCCGATCTGGCATCTGAGCGGATGGGAGTTTCCTGACAACCTGGGGCGATCGTCAATTTCCCTCACCAACGCTAGCATCAGTGTCGTTGACAGGATTGGCGGTGAGATTGCGATCAATGGCTCCGACATTACCATCAGCAACAGTTCTGTAGAGGCTGGCATTGCCGAAGGATTGGGAGTTCCCGACACAGACTCAGGAAATATCGAACTTAACGCCACCGGACAACTGACCCTGTCTGATAGCGAAATTGTCAATAAAGTTAGAGAAAATTCCCTGGGAAATGCTGGTAACGTCAGTCTCACAGGCGAGACAGTGATCGTCAACCAAGAAGCGTTCCTCGCTTCGATGACTTTGAGTGAGGGAAATGCCGGTAACGTCAGTCTCATAGGCGAGACGGTGAACATCAGTGAAGAGGCTGAACTCTCTTCAAGTACAGTGGGTAGGGGAAATGCTGGCACCGTCAGTCTCATGGGCAAGATAGTAGAAGTGCGAGATGGCGCGTTCGTCCTTTCGAGTACCGTGGGTGAGGGAAATGCTGGTATCGTCAGTCTCATGGGCGAGACAGTAGAAGTGCGAGATGGCGCGTTCCTCTCTTCGAGTACTTCAGGTGACGGAAATGCCGGCAACGTTAGTCTTACGGGCAAGACAGTGATAGTCAGCCAAGAAGCGTTCCTCTCTTCGAGTAGCTTGAGTACCTTGATTGAGGGAAATGTCGGTAATATCATTCTCACGGGCGGGACAGGAAATGCCGGTAACGTCAGTCTCACGGGCGAGACAGTAGAAGTGCGAGATGGCGCGTTCCTATCTTCGGGTACTTTCGGTGAGGGAAATGCTGGTAACGTCAGTCTCACGGGCGAGACAGTAGAAGTGAGCGAGGGCGCTTATCTCTCTTCAGATACTTCCGGGGAGGGAAATGCCGGTAACGTCAGTCTCACGGGCGAGACAGTAGAAGTGCGAGATGGCGCGTTCCTATCTTCGGGTACTTTCGGCGTAGGAAACGCTGGAACCGTAACGGTGCAAGCCACTGACTGGGTAGTATTCTCCAACAGTAGGGTATCGAGCAATATTAGAAGTACTGGCCGAGGTAATGCAGGTAGTGTTCAGGTTCTCGCCAACAGGCTGGAAATGCGCGACGGGGCTGAGTTGTCTTCGACTAACGCCAGTTTGGTGACTCCGAATGACTTTACGGCAGGTGACGTTCTCGTACAAGCGGAGTTTGTTCAACTCGATGAGGGGGTGCGGATTTTCGCGAATACTCGCGGACAGGGAGGAAATGTCCGGCTCGATGGTGCGTCCTTGACGATTCTACGACGGGGCAGTGGTATCCAAACCAATGCGCAAGGAGACTTTCCCGGTGGAAATATTATTCTCAATACAACTCTTCTGGTCGCTGGCGAAAATAGCGATATTACCGCCAACGCTACCAACAGTTCTGGCGGACGAGTTCAGATTACGACTCAAGGGATTTTTGGGACTGAGTTTCGCGACGAGTTAACTCCTAGAAGCGATATTACCGCTACGTCGGAACTGGGGCGGCAGTTTAGCGGGGTTGTTGCCATTATTTCGCCTGATGTCAATCCGACATCGGGATTAACAGAGTTGCCGCAAAGTCCGGTGGATGTGTCTAGGCTTTTGGGGACGGGATGTTCTCCGCAAAATATCAGCAGTTTTACGGTGACGGGACGGGGCGGGTTACCCCCGAGTCCGACGGATTTACTCGATCGCACCCGAGTTTTGCCCGATTTAGGCCCCGAGTTGGATGTCTCAACCCCTGAGGCCACTCCTGAATCGGGGATCGATCGCCCCTTGACCCCCCTGGTAGAAGCGACGGGCTGGGTGCGTCAGTCTGACGGCGCTGTGGTGTTGGTGATGGCTGAGGCGACGCGGTCTGATGTCTGGCAACCCCTCGGAGACTGCGGCGACAATTAA
- a CDS encoding tetratricopeptide repeat protein, giving the protein MPTPAVASEFLLIDVNGSAQIRRSGQSQYQPARGGMRLNLGDLVRTQGGAQVRIRCSDLTTTWTMNSNIERGVVWGCPPDGGFSLRVGRQSDNILGGIDPTLPYIVTPRRTVISDPQLVLRWNPVAGASRYTVQVIGSDVTWETEVSGTQVQYPGTPPLTPGVDYRVIVEADTGVSSQLDVGSETATFEVLYPEDLELVAADIAQIREQGFPEETEALAIADIYIRDDLLAEAIEMLEPFVASGTQTLEVYQVLGDIYRYVGLNLLAKARYERAIAIATANEEIQGLADARSGLAEVKVLLEQPEAAIELLMEAQSGYERLNDTERIEELQARIEDLT; this is encoded by the coding sequence ATGCCAACCCCGGCAGTAGCTTCAGAGTTTTTACTGATTGACGTAAACGGTTCAGCTCAAATCAGACGTTCAGGACAATCCCAATATCAGCCCGCTCGTGGGGGAATGCGCTTGAATCTTGGCGATCTCGTGCGAACTCAAGGGGGCGCTCAAGTCCGTATCCGCTGCTCAGATTTGACCACCACCTGGACGATGAATTCCAATATTGAGCGGGGTGTGGTTTGGGGCTGTCCTCCTGATGGCGGCTTCAGCTTGAGGGTGGGACGTCAAAGTGATAATATCCTCGGCGGTATTGATCCCACTCTTCCCTACATCGTCACGCCGCGCCGCACCGTGATTTCCGACCCTCAACTGGTGCTACGTTGGAATCCGGTGGCCGGGGCCAGCCGCTATACCGTACAAGTGATTGGCTCTGATGTGACCTGGGAAACCGAGGTGAGCGGGACTCAGGTACAGTATCCTGGGACTCCCCCCTTAACTCCAGGAGTCGACTATCGCGTCATCGTTGAAGCCGATACCGGCGTCTCTTCTCAGCTTGATGTGGGGTCTGAAACAGCGACGTTTGAGGTGTTGTATCCAGAGGATTTAGAACTCGTTGCTGCGGATATTGCTCAGATTCGCGAACAAGGCTTTCCCGAAGAAACCGAAGCCCTAGCCATTGCCGATATTTATATTCGAGACGATTTACTCGCCGAGGCGATCGAGATGTTAGAGCCGTTTGTGGCCTCGGGAACCCAAACCCTAGAGGTGTATCAGGTTTTGGGAGATATCTATCGTTATGTCGGCTTGAACCTGTTAGCTAAGGCGCGATATGAACGGGCGATCGCGATCGCCACCGCCAACGAGGAAATTCAAGGATTAGCCGATGCTCGCTCAGGGTTAGCCGAAGTCAAAGTCCTGTTAGAGCAACCCGAGGCGGCGATCGAACTACTGATGGAAGCCCAAAGCGGTTACGAACGCCTCAATGACACCGAACGCATCGAAGAATTACAAGCTCGGATTGAGGATTTAACATGA